Proteins encoded within one genomic window of Amycolatopsis sp. 2-15:
- a CDS encoding acyltransferase, with amino-acid sequence MFFDDDRSNRLRPMILNDLVSQYMNDAERARFFGLPESCRVRERVKIVSPENLTMGEHCWIGEGATLDASGGLEIGEHTSIGLNTLIFTHSSWLANMTLQNHSGSDLIERKPVKIGKGCFIGGLVVIMAGVTIGDFATVQPNSVVAKDVPPRTLVAGNPARVFQRYDEEYIQSEVERVRTENARRRALSDDPSGWGSPAGDFGG; translated from the coding sequence ATGTTCTTCGATGACGACCGCAGCAACCGCCTGCGGCCGATGATCCTGAACGACCTTGTCTCGCAGTACATGAACGACGCCGAGCGGGCCCGCTTCTTCGGGCTGCCCGAGTCGTGCCGCGTGCGCGAGCGCGTGAAGATCGTGAGCCCCGAGAACCTCACCATGGGCGAGCACTGCTGGATCGGCGAAGGCGCGACCCTCGACGCGAGCGGCGGCCTGGAGATCGGCGAGCACACCAGCATCGGCCTCAACACGCTCATCTTCACGCACTCGAGCTGGCTCGCGAACATGACGCTGCAGAACCACTCCGGCAGCGATCTGATCGAGCGCAAACCCGTGAAGATCGGCAAGGGCTGCTTCATCGGCGGCCTGGTCGTCATCATGGCCGGCGTGACGATCGGCGACTTCGCCACCGTGCAGCCCAACTCGGTGGTGGCCAAGGACGTCCCGCCGCGCACCTTGGTGGCCGGCAACCCCGCGCGCGTCTTCCAGCGCTACGACGAGGAGTACATCCAGTCCGAAGTGGAACGCGTCCGGACGGAGAACGCCCGCCGCCGCGCGCTGTCGGACGACCCCTCCGGCTGGGGCTCCCCGGCGGGGGACTTCGGCGGGTAA
- a CDS encoding BTAD domain-containing putative transcriptional regulator yields the protein MRIGVLGTVTAWDAAGEPVVVGGPRVRALLAQLALEAGRFVPAERLIDGLYGEEPPDGAANALQSQVSRLRSALKTVAPVEFTGAGYRLVVEPDEVDVHRFERLAGDGRRELAAADATHASDLLGEALALWRGPAFADVTEAPFAATQATRLDELHADAASDRVDAEITLGRAAEVLDELRAAVVAAPLRERSRTQLVRALHAAGRSAEALAAFEDARRTLADELGADPGPELAEAHLAALRSEPASASSPLPAQLTSFVGRDGELRQVGELLRRARLVTLLGPGGTGKTRLAVEVATAHAGSAAFVELAPHVADDVGQAVLSALGLREGASPLRGSGVQDPVERLVSALRDQSTLLVLDNCEHVVDAAARLLARLLPACPGLRVLATSREPLGITGEQLAPVPRLAVPPPGTPAAEALGFPAVRLFADRAAASDPAFRVDEDTIGDVQHICAALDGLPLALELAAARVRTLPVGEIAARLDNRFHLLARGSRTAETRHRSLRGVVEWSWELLDDDERRLARRLTVFSGGATLAAAELVCDVPDTVDLLPGLADKSLVETTGDRYRMLETIRAFCAEKLEGAGETARFMSAHAAEFLRLAEEADPLLRTADQLRWLDRLDAEYDNLVAALRWSTDADLPTALRLTAALATYWWMRGRRYEGAMLSLEVVKRCGPVAPEGYEEQFLMCVLNAMSGAPGHDATLPYQSTVEHYALDVAWAPRHPTLSLLLGVVIGPPADEATLFTRSSIMAGGDPWSSALVPMGTGLRAMLTGDLDLAETKLREGESRYRALGERWGLSMSLDHLSQLLTWRGHWDEAMAAMTESMDLMQQLGAADDYADLLCRRADSRALRGDVAVAREDYSRVISLARRSGMPETRASGYVGLAALARRNGDLADARTLAERALAECTSGSFSVAAVRGAATIALGWVSVASGNASEARALMREAVEAAHQWQDSTVLASALECVAGAALLEDHAEEAAMLLGAAVAARGTEVAGQPDVAEVADRARALLGAGYDRYYANGRELTVQKALTAAGIAP from the coding sequence ATGCGGATCGGGGTTCTGGGGACGGTCACGGCGTGGGACGCGGCGGGCGAGCCGGTCGTCGTGGGCGGTCCCCGGGTGCGGGCGCTGCTGGCGCAGCTCGCGCTGGAGGCGGGCCGGTTCGTGCCGGCGGAGCGGCTCATCGACGGCCTCTACGGCGAGGAACCGCCGGACGGCGCGGCCAACGCGCTGCAGTCACAGGTCTCGCGGCTGCGCAGCGCATTGAAGACGGTGGCGCCGGTGGAGTTCACGGGCGCGGGCTACCGGCTCGTGGTCGAACCCGACGAGGTCGACGTCCACCGGTTCGAGCGGCTGGCCGGCGACGGGCGGCGCGAGCTCGCGGCGGCCGACGCCACCCACGCGAGCGACCTGCTCGGCGAAGCGTTGGCGTTGTGGCGCGGGCCGGCCTTCGCCGACGTGACCGAAGCGCCCTTCGCCGCAACACAGGCAACCCGTCTCGACGAGCTGCACGCGGATGCGGCGAGCGACCGCGTCGACGCGGAGATCACGCTCGGCCGCGCCGCGGAGGTGCTCGACGAGCTGCGGGCGGCCGTCGTCGCCGCGCCCTTGCGGGAACGGTCGCGCACCCAGCTCGTGCGCGCGCTGCACGCGGCAGGCCGTTCGGCCGAGGCGTTGGCGGCGTTCGAGGACGCGCGCCGCACGCTGGCCGACGAGCTCGGCGCCGACCCCGGGCCCGAGCTGGCCGAGGCGCATCTGGCCGCGCTGCGCAGCGAGCCGGCGTCCGCGTCTTCGCCGTTGCCCGCGCAGCTGACCAGCTTCGTCGGCCGCGACGGTGAGCTGCGGCAGGTCGGCGAGCTGCTGCGGCGCGCGCGGCTGGTGACGTTGCTGGGGCCTGGTGGCACCGGGAAGACGCGGCTGGCCGTGGAGGTCGCGACGGCTCATGCCGGGTCGGCGGCGTTCGTGGAGTTGGCGCCGCACGTCGCGGACGACGTGGGGCAGGCCGTGCTGAGTGCGCTGGGGCTGCGTGAAGGTGCGTCGCCGCTGCGCGGTTCGGGGGTGCAGGACCCGGTGGAACGGCTGGTGTCGGCGCTGCGTGACCAATCGACGTTGCTGGTGCTGGACAACTGCGAGCACGTGGTCGACGCGGCCGCGCGGCTGCTCGCGCGCCTGCTGCCCGCGTGCCCCGGCCTGCGGGTGCTCGCGACGAGCCGGGAGCCGCTCGGCATCACCGGTGAGCAGCTGGCGCCCGTGCCGCGGCTCGCGGTGCCGCCGCCGGGCACGCCCGCGGCCGAGGCGCTGGGGTTCCCGGCCGTGCGGTTGTTCGCCGACCGCGCGGCCGCGAGCGACCCGGCGTTCCGCGTGGACGAGGACACGATCGGCGACGTCCAGCACATCTGCGCCGCGCTCGACGGCCTGCCGCTCGCGCTGGAGCTGGCGGCGGCGCGCGTGCGGACGCTGCCGGTCGGCGAGATCGCCGCGCGGCTGGACAACCGCTTCCACCTGCTCGCGCGGGGCAGCCGCACGGCGGAGACGCGGCACCGCTCGCTGCGTGGCGTCGTGGAGTGGAGCTGGGAGCTGCTGGACGACGACGAACGCCGCCTCGCGCGCCGGCTCACCGTGTTCTCCGGCGGGGCGACGCTGGCGGCGGCCGAGCTCGTCTGCGATGTGCCGGACACCGTCGACCTGTTGCCGGGCCTGGCGGACAAGTCACTGGTCGAGACCACGGGCGATCGTTACCGCATGCTGGAGACGATCCGCGCGTTCTGCGCGGAGAAGCTCGAGGGCGCGGGCGAAACGGCGCGGTTCATGTCGGCGCATGCTGCGGAGTTCCTGCGGCTGGCCGAGGAAGCCGACCCGTTGCTGCGCACCGCCGACCAGCTGCGCTGGCTCGACCGGCTCGACGCGGAGTACGACAACCTCGTCGCCGCGCTGCGGTGGTCGACGGACGCGGACCTGCCCACGGCGTTGCGGCTGACGGCCGCGCTGGCCACGTACTGGTGGATGCGCGGCCGGCGCTACGAGGGCGCGATGCTGTCGCTGGAGGTCGTGAAGCGCTGCGGCCCGGTTGCTCCCGAGGGGTACGAGGAGCAGTTCCTGATGTGCGTGCTCAACGCGATGTCCGGCGCCCCCGGCCACGACGCGACACTGCCGTACCAGTCCACAGTGGAGCATTACGCGCTCGATGTCGCCTGGGCACCAAGGCATCCGACGCTGAGCCTGCTGCTGGGCGTGGTGATCGGCCCGCCGGCCGACGAGGCGACGCTCTTCACCCGCAGCAGCATCATGGCCGGCGGCGACCCGTGGAGCAGCGCGCTCGTCCCCATGGGCACGGGCCTGCGCGCGATGCTCACCGGCGACCTCGACTTGGCCGAGACGAAGCTGCGCGAGGGCGAGTCCCGCTACCGCGCCCTCGGCGAACGCTGGGGCCTGTCGATGTCGCTCGACCACCTGTCGCAGCTGCTCACGTGGCGCGGCCACTGGGACGAGGCTATGGCCGCCATGACCGAGTCCATGGACCTCATGCAGCAACTCGGCGCCGCCGACGACTACGCCGACCTGCTCTGCCGCCGCGCCGACAGCCGCGCCCTCCGCGGCGACGTCGCGGTCGCCCGCGAGGACTACTCGCGCGTGATCTCGTTGGCTCGACGGTCAGGCATGCCGGAAACGCGCGCCTCGGGCTACGTCGGCTTGGCGGCCCTGGCACGCCGCAACGGGGACTTGGCGGACGCTCGAACTCTGGCCGAACGCGCCCTGGCGGAATGCACCAGCGGCTCCTTCTCGGTCGCCGCGGTCCGCGGTGCCGCGACCATCGCGCTGGGCTGGGTCTCCGTCGCATCGGGCAACGCTTCCGAAGCCCGCGCGCTCATGCGCGAAGCCGTGGAGGCGGCGCACCAGTGGCAGGACAGCACCGTGCTGGCCTCGGCCCTGGAGTGCGTCGCGGGCGCCGCGCTACTGGAGGACCACGCCGAGGAAGCCGCCATGCTGCTCGGCGCCGCCGTCGCCGCCCGCGGCACGGAGGTCGCGGGCCAACCGGACGTCGCCGAGGTCGCCGACCGCGCCCGCGCTCTGCTGGGCGCGGGCTACGACCGGTACTACGCCAACGGGCGGGAGCTGACGGTGCAGAAGGCATTGACGGCGGCGGGGATCGCTCCGTAG
- a CDS encoding NAD-dependent epimerase/dehydratase family protein produces MSEKKVFFTGGGGFIAAHVIPLLLDGGYTVRIFDNMTRGDRARVNDFVATGKVELVEKDVRYGGAVREAIRGCSHVIHFATVSINKSIADPHESIDINMTGNHNVFAAAADEGVERLVFASTASVYGEPKRLPMHEDDELRPLTPYCISKRAGEDLLGFYERTKGLSWNALRFFNVYGPGQKIEAYYTSVINHFIQRLRAGQPPIIDGRGDQSMDFVHVSDLARSVVAALESEQSNLPINIGTGVDTSIATLAKILIEAVGVDVQPQFNERDVLVSRRAADITRAREMLGWEPTITVEEGMRALVRDSE; encoded by the coding sequence ATGTCCGAGAAGAAGGTGTTCTTCACCGGCGGCGGTGGATTCATCGCCGCGCACGTCATCCCGCTGCTGCTGGACGGCGGGTACACCGTCCGCATCTTCGACAACATGACCCGCGGCGACCGGGCTCGCGTGAACGACTTCGTGGCCACCGGCAAGGTCGAGCTGGTCGAGAAGGACGTGCGGTACGGCGGCGCGGTGCGCGAGGCCATCCGCGGCTGCTCGCACGTGATCCACTTCGCCACGGTCTCGATCAACAAGTCGATCGCCGACCCGCACGAGTCGATCGACATCAACATGACCGGCAACCACAACGTCTTCGCCGCGGCGGCCGACGAGGGCGTCGAGCGCCTGGTGTTCGCGTCCACCGCTTCGGTTTACGGCGAGCCCAAGCGCCTGCCGATGCACGAGGACGACGAGTTGCGCCCGCTCACGCCGTACTGCATCTCCAAGCGCGCCGGCGAGGACCTGCTCGGCTTCTACGAGCGCACCAAGGGCCTGTCTTGGAACGCGCTGCGCTTCTTCAACGTGTACGGCCCGGGCCAGAAGATCGAGGCCTACTACACGTCGGTGATCAACCACTTCATCCAGCGCCTGCGCGCCGGCCAGCCGCCGATCATCGACGGCCGCGGCGACCAGTCGATGGACTTCGTGCACGTGAGCGACCTGGCCCGGTCGGTCGTCGCCGCGCTGGAGTCGGAGCAGTCGAACCTGCCGATCAACATCGGCACCGGCGTCGACACCTCCATCGCCACGCTGGCGAAGATCCTCATCGAGGCCGTGGGCGTCGACGTGCAGCCGCAGTTCAACGAGCGCGATGTGCTGGTGTCGCGGCGCGCCGCGGACATCACGCGGGCGCGGGAGATGCTCGGCTGGGAGCCGACCATCACGGTCGAAGAGGGCATGCGGGCGCTGGTCAGGGATTCCGAGTGA
- a CDS encoding Uma2 family endonuclease, producing MSALEWPHHLLTLDDWAELPETSEFHVEVVEGVLAVSPRPMSLHQLAIGCLPFVLNSQLPKNLRAVPEMEMVVESSPLTVRVPDVLVGSAEVIRANVPRIAASDVSLAIEILSEGTKRTDQVTKHFEYADAGIEHYWIIDLDAPVSMITYRLVDGDYENFGEHSGKVELEVAGAPVVLDLDVLAEDGVQKL from the coding sequence ATGAGTGCCCTCGAGTGGCCTCACCACCTCCTGACCCTCGACGACTGGGCGGAACTTCCGGAGACCTCGGAGTTCCATGTCGAAGTCGTCGAAGGGGTCCTCGCTGTGTCGCCGCGCCCGATGTCGTTGCACCAACTGGCCATTGGGTGCTTGCCGTTCGTCCTCAACTCGCAGCTTCCGAAAAATCTGCGCGCGGTGCCTGAGATGGAGATGGTGGTCGAATCGTCGCCGCTGACGGTCCGAGTGCCGGACGTCTTGGTGGGGTCGGCCGAAGTCATCCGGGCCAACGTTCCGAGGATCGCAGCCTCGGATGTGTCACTGGCCATCGAAATCCTTTCCGAAGGCACCAAGCGCACCGACCAGGTCACCAAGCACTTCGAGTATGCCGATGCCGGCATCGAGCATTACTGGATCATCGACCTCGACGCACCCGTCAGCATGATCACCTATCGTCTTGTCGACGGCGACTACGAGAACTTCGGCGAGCACTCCGGCAAAGTGGAGCTCGAAGTCGCGGGCGCGCCCGTCGTGCTCGACCTGGACGTGCTCGCAGAGGACGGCGTGCAAAAGCTCTAG
- a CDS encoding DegT/DnrJ/EryC1/StrS family aminotransferase produces the protein MSGQPADQQVLLGRPTVGEEELAAVAEVFRSGWLAGAGPACRRFEERFAQVTGTAHALTTSSCGAALFLGLKVLGVRPGDEVIVGDYTFPATGHAVLQAGAKPVFADIRPDIFSADPAAIEALITPRTVGILAVDVAGLPGDFDEYRAIADKHGLWLFEDAACSSGATYKTRPAGSLADLAAFSFHGRKGITAGEGGALVSNREDLIAHARKLHTYGIEPAISREGSGTLPIPEFHELGWNFRLSDIQAAIMGVQLDRLPDLLAARRSVAKRYHEAFADVDQLTAPVELPDREHPWQAYLLTVAPEVSRDALALRIREQGVQCNFGTYASHLQPVYGEQQPLPVSADAFRRQLAIPMHAELTEAEVDRVVTTVREAVNALA, from the coding sequence ATGTCTGGACAACCGGCCGACCAACAGGTGCTGCTCGGACGGCCGACGGTCGGCGAGGAGGAGCTGGCGGCCGTCGCCGAGGTGTTCCGCTCCGGCTGGCTCGCCGGCGCCGGTCCCGCGTGCCGCCGCTTCGAGGAACGGTTCGCTCAGGTCACGGGCACCGCGCACGCCCTGACCACCAGCAGCTGCGGCGCCGCGCTGTTCCTCGGCCTCAAGGTGCTGGGCGTGCGGCCCGGCGACGAGGTCATCGTCGGCGACTACACGTTCCCCGCCACCGGCCACGCCGTGCTGCAGGCCGGCGCGAAGCCCGTGTTCGCCGACATCCGGCCTGACATTTTCAGCGCCGACCCGGCCGCGATCGAAGCCCTGATCACGCCGCGCACGGTCGGCATCCTCGCCGTCGACGTCGCCGGTCTGCCGGGTGACTTCGACGAGTACCGCGCCATCGCTGACAAGCACGGCCTGTGGCTGTTCGAGGACGCCGCCTGCTCGTCCGGCGCCACCTACAAGACGCGCCCGGCCGGCAGCCTCGCCGACCTCGCCGCGTTCTCCTTCCACGGCCGCAAGGGCATCACCGCGGGCGAGGGCGGCGCGCTCGTCTCGAACCGCGAAGACCTCATCGCCCACGCGCGCAAGCTGCACACCTACGGCATCGAGCCGGCCATCAGCCGCGAGGGCTCGGGCACGCTGCCGATCCCCGAGTTCCACGAGCTGGGCTGGAACTTCCGCCTGTCGGACATCCAGGCCGCCATCATGGGCGTGCAGCTCGACCGGCTGCCCGACCTGCTCGCCGCCCGCCGCTCCGTGGCGAAGCGCTACCACGAGGCCTTCGCCGACGTCGACCAGCTCACCGCGCCCGTCGAGCTGCCCGACCGTGAGCACCCGTGGCAGGCCTACCTGCTCACCGTCGCGCCAGAGGTCAGCCGCGACGCGCTGGCGCTGCGCATTCGCGAACAGGGCGTGCAGTGCAACTTCGGGACGTACGCTTCACACCTTCAGCCGGTGTACGGCGAGCAGCAGCCGCTGCCCGTCTCGGCTGACGCGTTCCGCCGGCAGCTGGCGATTCCGATGCACGCGGAGTTGACCGAAGCCGAGGTGGACCGCGTGGTGACGACCGTGCGCGAAGCCGTCAACGCCCTGGCCTGA
- a CDS encoding SigE family RNA polymerase sigma factor, giving the protein MARSDDEFAEFVQASSNRLTHAAYLLTGDRHQAEDAAQTAFTRTYAAWSRVRRKDAYAYARTVLVNHVIDGWRRPLREYASEEVPERPTSQDVAQAVTQREWLTSALARLTGRERAVVVLRHFFDLPEQAVADELGVSVGTVKSTNSRALAKLRVDAGPEDVLIGGSGR; this is encoded by the coding sequence GTGGCGCGCAGTGACGACGAGTTCGCCGAGTTCGTGCAGGCCTCGTCGAACCGGCTCACGCACGCGGCGTACCTGCTGACCGGCGACCGCCACCAGGCCGAGGACGCCGCGCAGACCGCCTTCACCCGCACGTACGCCGCGTGGTCGCGCGTGCGTCGCAAGGACGCTTACGCGTACGCCCGGACTGTGCTGGTCAACCACGTGATCGACGGCTGGCGCCGCCCGCTGCGCGAGTACGCGTCCGAGGAAGTGCCAGAGCGGCCGACGAGCCAGGACGTCGCGCAGGCCGTGACGCAGCGCGAGTGGCTGACGTCCGCGCTGGCGCGGCTGACGGGCCGCGAGCGGGCCGTGGTGGTACTCCGGCACTTCTTCGACCTGCCGGAACAGGCGGTGGCCGATGAACTGGGCGTGTCAGTGGGTACCGTCAAGAGCACGAACTCGCGGGCGCTCGCGAAGCTGCGGGTGGACGCCGGGCCGGAAGACGTGCTGATCGGAGGGAGCGGGCGGTGA
- a CDS encoding glycosyltransferase family 4 protein gives MRIAVVNNFFPPRVGGSAHMSASLAGEYAAAGHEVLAITAAYGDAPADEQRDGYRIVRLPAAKMPQLGLSIDFDLSFASLKPGNWRRLRRLLDEFKPDAVHLHGQFFDLSWLAGFYARRHKLPVLLTIHTLLISDNKLYSRVFRMLDAVLVKPVLKYIRPRYVILDKLGVDYCVERYGTSDANSEYFPIAVDTGNFAKPVTKDVRAELELGDGPVIVSLGHVIPLRNRLPLIEALPAILERHPGVRVVIVGRVYHDAFLKRAEELGVAEALVVTGAVPKEDVPAYFAAADIVTHDLNGGCGTASLEAMLSGTATIASVTEDNYPGIELRNGENILLVRPDDAQAVQETVLSLLDDPELRSRLAQRESAMVQANFGLDVVAEEHLRVFSKLVADHDVLR, from the coding sequence ATGCGCATCGCGGTGGTGAACAACTTCTTCCCGCCCCGGGTGGGCGGCAGCGCCCACATGTCGGCGTCGCTGGCGGGCGAGTACGCGGCGGCCGGCCACGAGGTCCTCGCGATCACGGCGGCCTACGGCGACGCGCCGGCCGACGAGCAGCGCGACGGCTACCGCATCGTGCGGCTGCCCGCGGCGAAGATGCCGCAGCTCGGCCTGTCCATCGACTTCGACCTGAGCTTCGCGTCGCTCAAGCCAGGAAACTGGCGGCGGCTGCGGAGGCTGCTGGACGAGTTCAAGCCCGACGCGGTGCACCTGCACGGCCAGTTCTTCGACCTGTCGTGGCTGGCCGGGTTCTACGCGCGGCGCCACAAGCTGCCCGTGCTACTGACCATCCACACGCTCCTGATCAGCGACAACAAGCTGTACTCGCGCGTGTTCCGGATGCTCGACGCGGTGCTGGTCAAGCCGGTGCTCAAGTACATCCGGCCGCGCTACGTCATCCTCGACAAGCTCGGCGTGGACTACTGCGTCGAGCGCTACGGCACGAGCGACGCGAACTCCGAGTACTTCCCGATCGCCGTGGACACGGGCAACTTCGCCAAGCCGGTCACGAAGGACGTGCGAGCGGAGCTGGAGCTGGGTGACGGGCCCGTCATCGTGTCTCTCGGCCACGTGATCCCGCTGCGCAACCGGCTGCCGCTGATCGAGGCCTTGCCGGCGATCCTCGAACGGCACCCAGGTGTGCGCGTGGTGATCGTCGGGCGCGTCTACCACGACGCGTTCCTCAAGCGCGCCGAAGAGCTCGGGGTGGCCGAAGCCCTGGTCGTGACGGGTGCGGTGCCGAAGGAAGACGTGCCGGCGTACTTCGCGGCGGCCGACATCGTGACCCACGACCTCAACGGCGGCTGTGGCACCGCGTCGCTCGAAGCGATGCTGTCCGGCACGGCCACCATCGCGTCGGTCACGGAGGACAACTACCCGGGCATCGAGCTGCGCAACGGCGAGAACATCCTGCTGGTGCGCCCGGACGACGCCCAGGCGGTGCAGGAGACCGTGTTGTCGCTGCTGGACGACCCGGAGCTCCGTTCGCGGCTCGCGCAGCGCGAAAGTGCCATGGTCCAGGCCAACTTCGGCCTCGATGTCGTGGCCGAGGAGCACCTGCGCGTATTCTCGAAACTGGTGGCGGATCACGATGTTCTTCGATGA
- a CDS encoding Gfo/Idh/MocA family protein, translated as MTHRIALIGTGNMGSLHARVLAANERVDLVRVIDPREEAGRAVAERYETQWTPELGSLSDVDAVVLASATEVHYDLAQEILGQGKPMLVEKPVCNSLELSQEIVALSEQKDVPLMCGLLERYNPAVMTARALINEPVHLMARRHGPYAPRIKTGVAWDLLVHDVDLAIQFFGGATPARVTSGAGYFHPNSVEGAEDTIETVLSFPTGLATVSASRLGQRKVRSLVVSELDRLIEIDLLRRDVTIYRHVSHDSVTPDGLGYRQQTVIEIPELVTAREPLATQLERFLDLLEGKIDADVERDLILPSHHVVAQVLTQAAA; from the coding sequence ATGACCCACCGCATCGCCCTCATCGGCACGGGCAACATGGGTTCGCTGCACGCCCGCGTGCTGGCGGCCAACGAGCGCGTGGACCTCGTCCGCGTGATCGACCCGCGCGAGGAAGCCGGCCGCGCCGTCGCCGAGCGCTATGAGACGCAGTGGACGCCGGAGCTCGGCTCCCTGTCCGATGTGGACGCCGTGGTGCTCGCGTCGGCCACCGAGGTGCACTACGACCTCGCGCAGGAGATCCTCGGCCAGGGCAAGCCGATGCTCGTCGAGAAGCCCGTGTGCAACAGCCTCGAGCTGTCGCAGGAGATCGTGGCGCTCTCGGAGCAGAAGGACGTGCCGCTGATGTGCGGCCTGCTCGAGCGCTACAACCCGGCCGTGATGACGGCCCGGGCGCTGATCAACGAGCCGGTGCACCTCATGGCGCGCCGCCACGGCCCGTACGCGCCGCGCATCAAGACCGGCGTCGCGTGGGACCTGCTGGTGCACGACGTCGACCTGGCGATCCAGTTCTTCGGCGGCGCCACGCCGGCCCGCGTCACCTCAGGCGCGGGCTACTTCCACCCGAACTCGGTGGAAGGCGCGGAGGACACCATCGAGACGGTGCTGTCGTTCCCGACCGGCCTGGCCACGGTCTCGGCGTCGCGGCTGGGACAGCGCAAGGTGCGGTCGCTGGTCGTGTCCGAGCTGGACCGGCTGATCGAGATCGACCTGCTGCGCCGTGACGTGACGATCTATCGGCACGTGTCGCACGACTCCGTGACGCCGGACGGCCTCGGCTACCGGCAGCAGACCGTGATCGAGATTCCCGAGCTGGTCACCGCGCGCGAGCCGCTGGCCACGCAGCTGGAGCGGTTCCTCGACCTGCTGGAAGGCAAGATCGACGCCGACGTGGAGCGCGACCTCATCCTGCCGTCGCACCACGTGGTGGCGCAGGTGCTCACGCAGGCTGCCGCTTAG